A region from the Polaribacter sp. Hel1_33_78 genome encodes:
- a CDS encoding GMP reductase produces MRIENELKLGFKDVMIRPKRSTLKSRSQVTLEREFTFLHSDIVWKGIPIMAANMDTVGTFEMAKTLGRQNIFTAIHKHYSLDEWKDFASRADEIIIKNIAISTGTGKEDSEKVKQILTEFPKINFICVDVANGYSENFVNFVKKMRENHPNKVIIAGNVVTGEMVEELLLAGADIIKVGIGPGSVCTTRIKTGVGYPQLSAIIECADAAHGMGGQIISDGGCKIPGDIAKAFGGSADFVMLGGMLAGHTQSGGNLIEKNGEKFKIFYGMSSETAMNKHVGGVANYRASEGKTVEVPFRGDVEDTITDILGGIRSTCTYVGARRLKELTKRTTFIRVQEQENQVYSK; encoded by the coding sequence ATGAGAATTGAAAATGAATTAAAATTAGGTTTTAAAGACGTAATGATTCGCCCAAAAAGATCAACTTTAAAATCACGTTCACAAGTAACTTTAGAAAGAGAGTTTACTTTTCTACATAGTGATATAGTTTGGAAAGGAATACCAATAATGGCAGCAAATATGGATACTGTCGGTACTTTTGAAATGGCAAAAACATTAGGTAGACAAAATATTTTTACAGCAATTCATAAACATTATTCTCTTGACGAATGGAAAGATTTTGCATCTAGAGCTGATGAAATAATAATTAAAAATATTGCGATTAGTACGGGTACAGGAAAAGAGGATTCAGAAAAAGTGAAACAAATTTTAACTGAGTTTCCAAAAATAAATTTCATTTGTGTTGATGTTGCTAACGGCTATTCTGAAAATTTTGTAAATTTTGTAAAGAAAATGCGCGAAAATCACCCGAATAAAGTCATTATTGCTGGGAACGTGGTTACTGGTGAAATGGTTGAAGAATTATTATTAGCAGGAGCAGATATTATTAAAGTTGGAATTGGTCCTGGTTCTGTTTGTACAACAAGAATAAAAACGGGAGTTGGTTATCCACAATTATCTGCAATTATAGAATGTGCAGATGCTGCTCATGGAATGGGAGGTCAAATTATTTCTGATGGTGGTTGTAAAATTCCCGGCGATATTGCTAAAGCTTTTGGTGGCAGTGCAGATTTTGTAATGCTTGGAGGAATGCTTGCTGGTCACACACAAAGTGGTGGAAATTTAATTGAAAAAAATGGAGAAAAGTTTAAAATTTTTTATGGAATGAGTTCTGAAACAGCCATGAACAAACATGTTGGTGGTGTTGCAAATTATAGAGCTTCTGAAGGTAAAACTGTTGAAGTTCCTTTTAGAGGAGATGTGGAAGACACTATTACAGATATTTTAGGAGGAATTAGATCTACTTGCACCTATGTTGGCGCAAGAAGATTAAAAGAACTTACGAAAAGAACTACTTTTATTAGAGTACAAGAACAAGAAAATCAAGTGTATTCTAAATGA
- a CDS encoding nucleotide exchange factor GrpE: MSKKENIQEEEIDNEQKTVQIEENQEVEVENVKEEPTAEELIQAEKDKFLRLFAEFENYKKRTSRERIELFKTAGQELMTSLLPIVDDFERALPHIEEGQELEELRKGVVLIYQKFYNTLEQKGLSKIETVQGDMFDAEIHEAITQIPAPSEDLKGKIIDCVEKGYKLGDKIIRYPKVVIGQ, from the coding sequence ATGAGTAAAAAAGAAAATATCCAAGAAGAAGAAATAGATAACGAACAAAAAACTGTTCAAATTGAGGAAAATCAGGAAGTTGAAGTAGAAAATGTAAAAGAAGAGCCTACAGCAGAAGAATTAATTCAAGCTGAAAAAGATAAATTTTTACGTTTGTTTGCTGAGTTTGAAAATTATAAAAAAAGAACATCTAGAGAAAGAATAGAATTATTTAAAACTGCCGGACAAGAATTAATGACATCTTTACTGCCAATTGTTGATGATTTTGAGCGTGCGCTGCCACATATTGAAGAAGGTCAAGAATTAGAAGAGTTAAGAAAAGGTGTCGTATTAATTTATCAAAAATTCTACAATACTTTAGAGCAGAAAGGCTTATCAAAAATAGAAACTGTACAAGGAGATATGTTTGATGCTGAAATTCACGAAGCAATTACACAAATTCCTGCTCCATCAGAAGATTTAAAAGGAAAAATAATTGATTGTGTTGAAAAAGGATATAAATTGGGAGATAAAATTATTCGATATCCAAAAGTAGTAATAGGACAGTAA
- the murA gene encoding UDP-N-acetylglucosamine 1-carboxyvinyltransferase — MASFKIEGGHKLKGTITPQGAKNEVLQILCAVLLTPERVVVNNVPDIIDVNKLIFILGELGVKVEKLNKNSYAFQADEINLDYLESADFKRDGGSLRGSIMIVGPLLARFGRGYIPRPGGDKIGRRRLDTHFEGFVRLGAKFRYNKEEYFYGVEADELFGTEMLLDEASVTGTANILMASVLATGTTTIYNAACEPYIQQLCKMLNSMGATIKGVGSNLLKIEGVKKLMGCEHTVLPDMIEIGSWIGVAVMTKSELTIKNVSWENLGQIPNVFRKLGIQFEKRGDDIYIPEQKSYEIQNYIDGSVLTVSDAPWPGFTPDLLSIVLVIATQAKGTVLIHQKMFESRLFFVDKLIDMGAKVILCDPHRATVIGQNFESALKATKMTSPDIRAGISLLIAALSANGTSIINNIEQIDRGYENIEARLKSIGAKIERIED; from the coding sequence ATGGCATCATTTAAAATTGAAGGCGGTCATAAATTAAAAGGAACAATTACTCCACAAGGAGCAAAAAATGAGGTTTTACAAATACTTTGTGCAGTTTTACTTACTCCAGAAAGAGTAGTCGTAAATAACGTTCCTGACATTATTGATGTAAATAAATTAATTTTTATACTAGGAGAGTTAGGTGTAAAGGTTGAAAAATTAAATAAAAACTCTTATGCTTTTCAAGCGGATGAAATTAATTTAGACTATTTAGAATCTGCTGATTTTAAAAGAGATGGAGGTTCATTACGAGGGTCTATTATGATAGTTGGTCCGTTACTGGCTCGTTTCGGACGTGGTTATATTCCGCGCCCTGGAGGAGATAAAATTGGTCGCAGACGTTTAGATACCCATTTTGAAGGTTTTGTTAGATTAGGAGCAAAATTTAGATATAACAAAGAAGAATATTTTTATGGAGTGGAAGCAGATGAATTATTTGGAACAGAGATGTTACTAGATGAAGCATCTGTAACAGGTACTGCTAATATTCTAATGGCATCAGTTTTAGCAACAGGAACTACAACCATCTATAATGCTGCTTGTGAACCATATATTCAACAGTTATGTAAAATGTTGAATTCTATGGGAGCAACTATAAAAGGGGTTGGTTCTAATTTGTTAAAAATTGAAGGTGTTAAGAAGCTAATGGGCTGCGAGCATACAGTTTTACCAGACATGATAGAAATTGGGTCTTGGATTGGTGTCGCAGTAATGACAAAGTCTGAATTGACTATAAAAAATGTAAGTTGGGAAAACTTAGGCCAAATTCCAAATGTATTTAGAAAACTAGGAATCCAATTTGAAAAAAGGGGAGATGATATTTATATTCCAGAACAAAAATCTTACGAGATTCAGAATTATATAGATGGATCTGTTTTGACAGTTTCAGATGCTCCTTGGCCAGGATTTACGCCCGATTTATTGAGTATTGTTTTAGTGATTGCAACACAGGCAAAGGGAACTGTTTTAATACATCAAAAGATGTTTGAAAGCCGTTTGTTTTTCGTAGATAAATTAATAGACATGGGCGCTAAAGTTATTTTATGTGATCCTCATAGAGCAACAGTTATTGGTCAAAATTTTGAGAGTGCATTAAAAGCAACCAAAATGACTTCACCAGATATTAGAGCTGGTATTTCATTATTAATTGCTGCGCTATCTGCAAATGGAACAAGTATCATCAATAATATTGAGCAAATAGATAGAGGTTATGAAAACATAGAGGCTCGTTTAAAATCTATTGGTGCTAAAATTGAAAGAATAGAAGATTAA
- a CDS encoding TonB-dependent siderophore receptor, with protein MKKQLLIVGVMAFSFVSTNLSAQQKETKKGNVETLDEVVVTATKFNLKKENTGKVIHKITQKELQQNAGKNVIEILNNIAGIDVRGVNANAAEPRSINIRGGRSRQVLVLIDGVPVTDQSAINQEFDLRLLAVSQIETIEILKGASSTLYGSGAATAVINIILKTASEDKISGSFETSMGTNNTANVTGSGFSNKNQNVTLNGTLGNLNFLGSFSLTGLDGMSSAKSKTDTEFENDKFYSKNALVKLGYQINDKISVETFLNYDEFEYDFDDGAFADGDLNTGNQEQFRVGIKPTLNYRNGQAYFLASINILERDLKQYNSWAGTLDSYEFVGRSVNLDLVNKFEFKKANIQLITGLNYQTHNNNTVTPFAEIKKGIANFNTLDPYASLVYISDYGLSVNVGGRLNIHNVYGNHFVYDGNLAYSLLKDENISVKLLTSFSTAFIAPSLYQLYDGFSGNLDLNPESNKTFEFGFDTSYQDWLKLDAVYFNRKEEDAIIYSSSTFKYANGSSEANGFEINTSIIPTDDIRINASYTHIKKDEFEDFNDYIPASKIVVGLDITTLKNTFLNLTYRNVGERTIFDRYGSFGTAGDDVTLSCYQVLDFAINYKLLDETVTLFGAVTNLLNEDYDDILGYSTRGRNFKVGVRLQF; from the coding sequence ATGAAAAAACAATTATTAATTGTTGGTGTTATGGCATTTAGTTTTGTCAGCACAAACTTGTCTGCACAGCAAAAAGAGACAAAAAAAGGAAATGTAGAAACTTTAGATGAGGTTGTTGTAACGGCAACAAAATTCAACTTAAAAAAGGAAAATACTGGTAAAGTAATTCACAAAATTACTCAAAAAGAATTGCAACAAAATGCAGGTAAAAATGTAATTGAAATATTAAATAATATTGCTGGTATAGATGTAAGAGGTGTAAATGCTAATGCAGCAGAACCAAGAAGTATTAATATTAGAGGAGGAAGAAGTAGACAAGTTTTAGTTTTAATTGATGGTGTTCCCGTAACAGATCAATCGGCAATAAACCAAGAATTTGATTTACGTTTATTGGCAGTAAGTCAAATTGAAACTATTGAAATTTTAAAAGGAGCTTCCTCAACCTTATATGGTTCTGGTGCTGCTACTGCAGTAATTAATATCATTTTAAAAACAGCTTCTGAAGATAAAATTTCTGGTTCTTTTGAAACAAGTATGGGTACAAATAATACTGCAAATGTAACAGGAAGTGGTTTTTCTAATAAAAATCAGAATGTTACGCTAAATGGCACATTAGGAAATCTTAATTTTTTAGGTTCTTTTAGTTTAACTGGTTTAGATGGAATGTCTTCTGCAAAAAGTAAAACGGATACTGAATTTGAAAACGACAAATTTTATAGCAAAAACGCTTTAGTTAAGTTAGGTTATCAAATTAATGATAAAATTTCTGTAGAAACGTTTTTAAATTATGATGAATTTGAGTACGATTTTGATGATGGAGCATTTGCAGATGGTGATTTAAACACAGGAAATCAAGAACAATTTAGAGTTGGAATTAAACCAACATTGAATTATAGAAACGGACAAGCTTATTTTTTAGCCTCTATAAATATTTTAGAGAGAGACTTAAAACAATACAATTCTTGGGCAGGAACTTTAGACAGTTATGAGTTTGTTGGTAGAAGTGTAAATTTAGATCTAGTAAATAAATTTGAGTTTAAAAAAGCTAATATTCAATTGATTACAGGTTTGAATTATCAAACACATAATAATAATACGGTAACCCCTTTTGCTGAAATTAAAAAAGGAATTGCTAACTTTAATACTTTAGATCCTTATGCAAGTTTAGTGTATATATCTGATTACGGTTTAAGTGTAAATGTTGGTGGTAGATTAAACATTCATAATGTATATGGAAATCATTTTGTGTATGATGGAAATCTTGCATATTCACTTTTAAAAGATGAAAATATTTCTGTTAAATTATTAACGTCATTTAGTACAGCGTTTATTGCACCGAGTTTATATCAATTATACGATGGTTTTTCTGGAAACCTGGATTTAAATCCAGAATCTAATAAAACTTTTGAGTTTGGTTTTGATACTAGTTATCAAGATTGGTTAAAATTAGATGCAGTATATTTTAATAGAAAAGAGGAAGATGCAATAATTTATAGTAGTTCTACTTTTAAATATGCAAATGGTTCTTCTGAAGCTAACGGTTTTGAAATAAATACGTCAATAATTCCAACAGATGATATAAGGATTAATGCTTCATATACTCATATTAAAAAAGATGAATTTGAAGATTTTAACGATTACATTCCGGCAAGTAAAATTGTTGTAGGCTTGGATATTACTACTTTAAAAAATACATTTTTGAACTTAACGTATAGAAACGTTGGTGAGAGAACAATTTTTGATAGATATGGGTCTTTTGGCACAGCTGGTGACGATGTTACTTTATCTTGTTACCAAGTATTAGATTTTGCTATAAATTATAAATTACTAGATGAAACAGTAACTTTATTTGGTGCTGTTACCAACTTATTAAACGAAGATTACGATGATATTTTAGGGTACTCTACAAGAGGTAGAAACTTTAAAGTAGGAGTTAGATTGCAATTCTAG
- a CDS encoding ABC transporter substrate-binding protein, translating into MKNINFIPVLIYILISIYCKNEVIKVDIKQRFENNIKYANGFDIITKNGIKKLIIKSPYQNSKDVFEYQIKNKTVSKNINKNNLIIEVPITKIVVTSTTHIPMVELLNEEATVIGFPYSKYVSSEKTRQLIDSGNITEIGKENSLNTEILLDLEPEIVVGYSVSSADKSLTTIKKAGINVIYNGDWLEETPLGRAEWIKFFGVLFNKEKQADSIFKIIETNYLEAKKIALTAIKKPTILSGAIMSKDIWNLPAGDSFVAQFLKDANLDYLWKNSKGKGSLSLSFESVFDKGVNADFWIAPGYFSTKEQLLNSNQIYTKFKAFENGNIYTPSTKKGTTGGVIYYELAPTRPDLVLKDIIKITNTDLLPDYKMTFFQKMK; encoded by the coding sequence ATGAAAAATATAAATTTTATACCTGTTTTAATATACATTCTGATTTCAATTTATTGTAAAAATGAAGTTATAAAAGTTGATATAAAACAGCGGTTTGAAAATAATATTAAATACGCTAATGGATTTGATATTATTACAAAAAATGGAATCAAAAAATTGATTATTAAATCTCCATATCAAAATTCTAAAGATGTTTTTGAATATCAAATTAAGAATAAAACAGTATCCAAAAACATCAATAAAAATAATCTTATAATAGAAGTTCCCATAACTAAAATTGTAGTGACTTCTACTACGCACATTCCAATGGTTGAATTATTGAATGAAGAAGCAACTGTTATCGGTTTTCCATATTCTAAATATGTCTCTTCAGAAAAAACAAGACAATTAATTGATTCCGGAAATATTACTGAAATAGGAAAAGAAAATTCTTTAAACACAGAAATTTTATTGGATTTAGAGCCAGAGATAGTAGTTGGGTATAGTGTTTCATCTGCGGACAAATCTTTAACAACCATTAAAAAAGCTGGTATTAACGTAATTTATAACGGAGATTGGCTCGAAGAAACACCCTTGGGTAGAGCAGAATGGATTAAATTTTTTGGAGTTTTATTCAATAAAGAAAAACAAGCCGATAGTATTTTTAAGATTATTGAAACTAATTATTTAGAAGCTAAAAAAATTGCATTAACAGCAATAAAAAAGCCAACTATTTTATCCGGAGCGATTATGAGTAAAGATATCTGGAATTTACCCGCTGGGGATAGTTTTGTAGCACAATTTTTAAAAGATGCAAACCTTGATTATCTATGGAAAAATTCTAAAGGAAAAGGAAGTTTATCTTTAAGTTTTGAGAGTGTTTTTGATAAAGGTGTAAATGCTGATTTTTGGATTGCTCCAGGCTATTTTTCAACTAAAGAACAACTTCTAAATAGTAATCAAATCTATACTAAGTTTAAAGCTTTCGAGAATGGAAACATCTATACTCCTTCTACAAAAAAAGGAACAACTGGAGGAGTTATTTATTATGAACTAGCGCCTACAAGACCAGATTTGGTTTTAAAAGATATTATAAAAATCACAAACACAGATTTGTTACCGGATTACAAAATGACATTTTTTCAGAAAATGAAATAA
- a CDS encoding DUF4290 domain-containing protein, which translates to MTFDLEYNSERPLMIIPEYGRHIQKLVDHCLAIETKEERDKMAKAIVDVMGNLQPHLRDVPDFKHKLWDQLYIMADFKLDVESPYPQPSKEELREKPEALAYPKSASRYRYYGNNIQTMIDIALSWEDGEKKEALVFTVANHMKKCYLNWNKDTVDDAVIFKHLFDLSDGKLDLRNTKEALSESKNLLRKPRTQGQGHNSSKSSHKKPTHNNQHKNRKKY; encoded by the coding sequence ATGACATTCGATTTAGAGTACAATTCAGAAAGACCGTTAATGATTATACCAGAATACGGCAGACATATTCAAAAATTAGTAGACCACTGTTTGGCTATAGAAACTAAAGAAGAGCGTGATAAAATGGCGAAAGCTATTGTAGATGTGATGGGGAATTTACAACCACATTTACGAGATGTTCCAGATTTTAAGCACAAACTTTGGGATCAATTATACATTATGGCAGATTTTAAATTAGATGTAGAATCTCCCTATCCTCAGCCGTCTAAGGAAGAGTTGCGAGAAAAGCCGGAAGCCTTAGCATATCCAAAATCAGCTTCAAGATATCGTTATTATGGAAACAACATTCAAACAATGATAGATATTGCTTTGAGTTGGGAAGATGGTGAGAAAAAAGAAGCGCTCGTATTTACAGTGGCTAATCACATGAAAAAATGTTATTTAAACTGGAATAAAGATACTGTTGATGATGCTGTAATTTTTAAGCATTTATTTGATTTATCTGATGGAAAGTTAGATTTAAGAAATACTAAAGAAGCACTTTCTGAGAGTAAAAATTTATTAAGAAAGCCTCGCACACAAGGACAGGGTCACAATAGTTCTAAAAGTTCTCATAAGAAACCAACACATAATAACCAGCACAAAAACAGAAAAAAATATTAG
- a CDS encoding DUF2834 domain-containing protein, with protein sequence MRRKHLFLGLAVLGITYTWYYNIQYFQTAESPSLINFFKDAQSNFAGKSFGADLTVVVLTFFVFMIPESIKLKIKYWWILIPLTFITAIAFTLPLYLYIRENTLEKQDK encoded by the coding sequence ATGAGACGTAAACATTTATTTTTAGGATTAGCGGTTTTGGGTATTACATATACCTGGTATTATAATATTCAATATTTTCAAACTGCAGAAAGCCCTTCTTTAATCAATTTTTTTAAGGATGCACAATCTAATTTCGCAGGGAAATCTTTTGGTGCTGATTTAACAGTTGTTGTGCTCACTTTTTTTGTTTTTATGATTCCAGAATCGATTAAATTAAAAATAAAATATTGGTGGATTTTAATTCCGTTAACTTTCATAACTGCGATAGCCTTTACGCTCCCGCTATATTTATACATTCGTGAAAATACATTAGAAAAACAGGATAAATAA
- a CDS encoding ATP-dependent helicase produces the protein MNTYLDSLNEAQKQAVLQKDGPMIIIAGAGSGKTRVLTYRIAHLMQQGVDAFNILSLTFTNKAAKEMKARIAGVVGSSEAKNLWMGTFHSVFARILRSEADKLGFPSNFTIYDTQDSVRLISSIIKEMNLDKERYKPKQILGRISSFKNSLITVRAYFNNADLQEADLHASRPKVGGIYRAYVDRCFKAGAMDFDDLLLRTNELLARFPETLAKYQDRFRYIMVDEYQDTNHSQYIIVRALADKFGNICVVGDDSQSIYSFRGANIQNILNFQKDYPDVKTFKLEQNYRSTKNIVNAANSVIARNKTKLDKEVWTSNDDGDSINVMRTISDGEEGRFVAQSIWENQMNHQLSSDSFCVLYRTNSQSRAIEDALRKKGIDYKIYGGISFYQRKEIKDILSYLRILINPNDEEALKRIINYPARGIGATTIDKLTIAANHYKKSIFDIIKYIDKIDLKINSGTKNKLQNFMNMMLRLQIEAETKNAFEIAEIVVKQTQLIKDLEKDGTPEAVSKVENVQELLNGIKDFITDKIEEGEDTSLTTFLEDVALATDFDAKKDDDKPSVSLMTIHQSKGLEYMYVYIVGLEENLFPSAMSMSTRSELEEERRLFYVALTRAEKVAYLSYAQTRYRWGKLVDAEPSRFLEEIDDQYLHYIAQKTPESSINKFIDKSIFEDAPKGIRFQKPIQRKKMERDLSKKKEIIIPKNLKKVSQASSKTNLFDGNIVVGNIVEHNRFGSGEVISLEGNGPNKKAEIKFGTVGKKKLLLQFAKLKVIG, from the coding sequence TTGAATACTTATTTAGATTCTTTAAACGAAGCACAAAAACAAGCTGTCTTGCAAAAAGACGGACCAATGATTATTATTGCAGGTGCTGGTTCTGGTAAAACACGGGTATTAACATACAGAATTGCACATTTAATGCAGCAGGGTGTAGACGCATTTAATATTTTATCGCTCACATTTACGAATAAAGCGGCAAAAGAAATGAAGGCAAGAATAGCTGGAGTAGTTGGATCTAGTGAAGCTAAAAATCTTTGGATGGGAACTTTTCATTCTGTTTTTGCAAGAATTTTACGATCAGAAGCAGATAAATTAGGCTTTCCATCAAATTTCACTATTTACGATACACAAGATTCAGTTCGTTTAATTTCATCAATTATTAAAGAAATGAATTTAGATAAAGAACGGTATAAACCAAAACAGATTTTAGGCCGAATTTCATCTTTTAAAAATAGTCTTATAACGGTTAGGGCGTATTTTAATAATGCTGATTTACAAGAAGCAGATTTGCATGCAAGCCGACCAAAAGTAGGGGGTATTTATCGAGCTTATGTAGACAGGTGTTTTAAAGCAGGTGCTATGGATTTTGATGATTTATTGCTGAGAACAAATGAATTGTTGGCTCGTTTTCCTGAGACTTTAGCTAAATATCAAGATCGTTTTAGATATATTATGGTAGATGAGTATCAAGATACAAATCATTCCCAATATATTATTGTTAGAGCTTTGGCTGATAAATTTGGAAATATTTGTGTTGTTGGTGATGATTCTCAAAGTATCTATAGCTTTAGAGGTGCAAATATTCAGAATATTTTAAATTTTCAAAAAGATTATCCTGATGTAAAAACCTTTAAGCTTGAACAGAATTATAGATCCACAAAAAATATAGTGAACGCGGCAAATTCTGTAATTGCAAGAAATAAAACAAAGTTAGATAAAGAAGTTTGGACGAGTAATGATGATGGAGACTCTATAAATGTAATGCGTACAATTTCCGATGGAGAAGAAGGTAGGTTTGTGGCACAATCTATTTGGGAAAACCAAATGAATCATCAATTAAGTTCGGATAGTTTTTGCGTTTTGTATAGAACAAATTCTCAATCTAGAGCAATTGAAGATGCGTTGCGTAAAAAAGGAATTGATTATAAAATATATGGGGGAATTTCATTCTATCAGAGAAAGGAAATCAAAGATATTTTGTCTTATTTAAGGATTCTAATCAATCCAAATGATGAAGAAGCGTTAAAAAGAATTATTAATTATCCTGCTCGTGGAATTGGTGCAACGACTATAGATAAGTTAACGATAGCGGCAAATCATTATAAAAAATCTATTTTTGACATTATTAAATATATTGATAAAATAGATTTAAAAATAAATTCTGGAACTAAAAATAAACTTCAGAATTTTATGAATATGATGTTGCGACTGCAAATTGAAGCGGAAACTAAAAATGCTTTTGAAATTGCTGAGATCGTTGTAAAACAAACGCAATTAATCAAAGATTTAGAAAAAGACGGAACCCCAGAAGCTGTTAGTAAAGTTGAGAATGTACAAGAATTATTAAATGGAATTAAAGATTTTATAACTGATAAAATCGAAGAAGGAGAAGACACTTCTTTAACCACATTTTTAGAGGATGTTGCTTTGGCTACTGATTTTGATGCCAAAAAAGATGATGACAAACCAAGTGTGTCCTTAATGACGATTCATCAATCTAAAGGATTAGAATATATGTATGTTTATATTGTTGGATTAGAGGAAAATCTATTTCCATCAGCAATGAGTATGAGCACAAGAAGTGAACTTGAAGAAGAGCGCAGATTGTTTTATGTAGCTTTAACAAGAGCAGAGAAAGTTGCTTATTTAAGTTATGCACAAACTCGTTACCGATGGGGGAAACTGGTGGATGCAGAACCGAGTAGGTTTTTAGAAGAAATAGATGATCAATATCTACATTATATCGCCCAAAAAACTCCTGAATCATCCATAAATAAGTTTATAGATAAAAGTATTTTTGAGGACGCACCAAAAGGAATTCGTTTTCAAAAACCGATTCAGCGTAAAAAGATGGAGCGTGATTTGTCAAAAAAGAAGGAAATTATAATTCCTAAAAATTTAAAAAAAGTATCGCAAGCTTCATCAAAAACTAATTTATTTGATGGCAATATTGTTGTTGGAAATATTGTTGAGCATAATAGATTTGGGAGCGGAGAAGTGATTTCTTTAGAAGGAAATGGGCCAAATAAAAAGGCAGAAATTAAATTTGGAACTGTTGGAAAAAAGAAACTATTATTGCAATTTGCAAAATTAAAAGTGATTGGTTAG
- a CDS encoding 7TM diverse intracellular signaling domain-containing protein — MKFNFFLLLFLLQLSVFSQTKIYFLKDSNHNFSINNIEKAQFILLEDQILDKHSNDSYWFKIPAIKTDSKYIFRILYERINSAKAFQNAVKYEKLQNQRYLSYRFSRDNDFYIRVTPKLHAYIPVELKSESEMLLKESNQFLLNGFYYGFTFLIIIYNLFYYQVFKDDAFLYYALFLTSISFAIFTMDGMLNFYNISGKINNFLLVLNGFSIAYFSSKFANSYLFSNEYYPKLKRFSYILIIILGLLCINQINYYYLLFLNILVFIILVANWLPAVLLFKKNRYTKIFAFAYVIILFCGIDFFILKFLGVSVINVDARTIKIGAFLEMIILSFAVLYRMKMLRKENIQMTTEIINYSKLLKNKNSKNKEFVVEVNMKKLSLRERQIFNLILSEKSNKEIADIVHISVNTVKFHVKNIYDKLKIKSRKEALNL, encoded by the coding sequence ATGAAGTTTAATTTTTTTCTATTATTATTTTTATTACAATTATCTGTTTTTTCACAAACAAAAATTTATTTTTTAAAAGATTCTAATCATAATTTTTCTATTAATAATATAGAAAAAGCTCAGTTTATACTTTTAGAAGATCAAATTTTAGACAAGCACTCAAATGATAGTTATTGGTTTAAAATTCCTGCAATAAAGACAGATTCAAAATATATTTTTAGAATTTTATACGAAAGAATTAATAGTGCAAAGGCTTTTCAAAATGCTGTTAAATATGAAAAACTTCAAAATCAAAGGTATTTAAGTTATCGTTTTTCAAGAGATAATGATTTTTATATAAGAGTAACACCTAAACTTCACGCCTATATTCCGGTGGAACTAAAAAGTGAAAGCGAAATGCTTTTAAAAGAAAGTAATCAATTTCTTTTAAATGGTTTTTATTATGGTTTTACTTTTCTAATAATTATATACAATTTATTCTACTATCAGGTTTTTAAAGATGACGCCTTCTTATATTATGCTTTATTTTTAACAAGTATTAGTTTTGCTATTTTCACTATGGATGGAATGTTGAATTTTTATAATATTAGTGGAAAAATCAATAATTTTTTATTGGTTTTGAATGGTTTTTCGATAGCTTATTTTTCTTCTAAATTTGCAAATAGTTACTTGTTTTCAAATGAATATTATCCGAAACTTAAAAGGTTTAGTTATATTTTGATAATTATTTTAGGACTCTTATGCATAAATCAAATAAATTATTACTATCTATTGTTTTTAAATATTTTAGTATTTATCATACTCGTAGCTAATTGGCTGCCTGCTGTTTTATTATTTAAAAAAAACAGATACACTAAAATTTTTGCATTTGCATATGTAATTATATTATTTTGTGGAATTGATTTTTTTATTTTAAAATTTTTAGGTGTATCTGTAATTAATGTAGATGCTAGAACAATAAAAATTGGAGCATTCTTAGAAATGATAATTCTTTCTTTTGCGGTTTTATATAGGATGAAAATGTTAAGGAAAGAAAATATACAAATGACAACTGAAATTATAAATTACTCTAAACTTTTAAAGAATAAAAACTCTAAAAATAAAGAGTTTGTGGTAGAGGTTAATATGAAAAAATTAAGTTTAAGAGAAAGACAAATTTTTAATTTAATTTTATCAGAGAAATCAAATAAAGAAATAGCCGATATTGTGCATATTTCTGTAAATACTGTAAAGTTCCACGTAAAAAATATTTATGATAAGTTAAAAATTAAAAGTAGAAAAGAAGCTTTGAATTTATAA